The Numida meleagris isolate 19003 breed g44 Domestic line chromosome 10, NumMel1.0, whole genome shotgun sequence genome includes a window with the following:
- the SLC12A4 gene encoding solute carrier family 12 member 4 isoform X1, translating into MGGVEERGFLRGSDRTGQECAAGSAPHPACLAAVPRGALSAPPAMPHFTVVPVEDKHRAEYDSVEGLSWVDYREPAAAPAAGDSYDTVSSDGHGNHKENSPFLNSSEANKGGDYYDRNLALFEEELDIRPKVSSLLGKLVNYTNLTQGVKEHEEAESTDGSKKKVSKSPSMGTLMGVYLPCMQNIFGVILFLRLTWMVGMAGVLQSFLIVLLCCCCTMLTTISMSAIATNGVVPAGGSYFMISRSLGPEFGGAVGLCFYLGTTFAGAMYILGAIEILLTYIVPQAAIFYPSGAHDASSAMLNNMRVYGTVFLILMAVVVFVGVKYVNKFASLFLACVVISILSIYAGAIKSIFDPPEFPICMLGNRTLIRDQFDVCAKTIVKDNITVASKLWENFCHNTNLTTENCDEYFLLNNVTEIAGIPGAASGILKDNLWSNYLEKGEILEKAHHPSVDVAGQKSNFHLYVLSDISTSFMVLVGIFFPSVTGIMAGSNRSGDLKDAQKSIPVGTILAIITTSLVYFSCVLLFGACIEGVVLRDKYGDAVNKNLVVGTLSWPSPWVIVIGSFFSTCGAGLQSLTGAPRLLQAIAKDNIIPFLWVFGHGKANGEPTWALLLTALIAELGILIASLDMVAPILSMFFLMCYLFVNLACAVQTLLRTPNWRPRFKYYHWALSFLGMSICLALMFISSWYYALVAMLIAGMIYKYIEYQGAEKEWGDGIRGLSLSAARYALLRLEEGPPHTKNWRPQLLVLLKLDEDLHVKYPRLLTFASQLKAGKGLTIIGSVIQGNFLETYGEAQAAEQTIKNMMDIEKVKGFCQVVVANKVREGIAHLIQSCGLGGMKHNTVVLGWPYGWRQSEDPRSWKTFIGTVRCTTAAHLALLVPKNVSFYPSNHERYNEGNIDVWWIVHDGGMLMLLPFLLKQHKVWRKCKMRIFTVAQMDDNSIQMKKDLATFLYQLRIEAEVEVVEMHNSDISAYTYERTLMMEQRSQMLRQMRLTKTEREREAQLVKDRHSIARLESLYSDEEDEGDTVPENIQMTWTKEKCDAEKRNRGSAVGSFRDLISIKPNQSNVRRMHTAVKLNEVIVNRSHDARLVLLNMPGPPKNTDGDENYMEFLEVLTEGLERVLLVRGGGREVITIYS; encoded by the exons gtcATGGCAACCATAAAGAAAACAGCCCTTTCCTCAACAGTTCAGAAGCCAACAAAGGAGGTGATTACTATGACAGAAATTTGGCCTTGTTTGAG GAAGAACTCGATATACGACCAAAAGTGTCATCTCTGCTTGGCAAGTTGGTTAACTACACTAATCTTACCCAAGGTGTTAAGGAAcatgaagaagcagaaagcactgaTGGTTCCAAGAAGAAAGTATCAAAA tcacCCAGCATGGGCACCCTGATGGGGGTGTATTTACCTTGCATGCAGAACATCTTTGGGGTTATTCTCTTCCTTCGTCTGACTTGGATGGTGGGAATGGCTGGTGTTCTTCAGTCCTTCCTGATTGTAttactctgctgctgctgt ACTATGCTGACAACCATATCAATGAGTGCTATTGCTACAAATGGTGTTGTTCCAG CTGGTGGCTCCTATTTCATGATATCCAGGTCATTAGGCCCAGAGTTTGGTGGAGCTGTAGGGCTGTGCTTTTATTTGGGAACAACATTTGCAGGAGCGATGTACATTCTTGGTGCCATTGAGATTTTATTG ACATATATTGTGCCACAAGCAGCAATTTTTTATCCATCCGGTGCCCATGATGCATCCAGTGCTATGCTAAACAACATGAGGGTGTATGGAACTGTATTCCTCATCTTAATGGCAGTGGTGGTCTTTGTAGGTGTGAAATATGTTAACAAATTTGCTTCCCTCTTCCTGGCCTGCGTAGTAATATCCATATTATCCATTTATGCTGGAGCTATCAAGTCCATCTTTGATCCACCTGAATTTCC aattTGCATGTTGGGCAACAGGACTTTGATAAGAGATCAGTTTGATGTTTGTGCCAAAACCATAGTTAAGGATAATATCACCGTGGCCTCTAAGCTTTGGGAGAACTTCTGCCATAATACAAACTTAACCACTGAGAACTGTGATGAGTATTTCCTGCTGAACAATGTTACAGAGATAGCAGGAATTCCAGGAGCTGCTAGTGGCATTTTAAAAG ACAACTTATGGAGCAATTATTTGGAGAAAGGAGAGATACTGGAGAAAGCACATCACCCCTCTGTTGATGTAGCAGGCCAGAAGAGCAACTTTCATCTGTATGTGCTTTCGGATATATCCACTTCATTCATGGTGCTGGTTGGCATCTTCTTCCCATCAGTGACAG GCATCATGGCTGGTTCAAACAGATCAGGGGACCTCAAAGATGCACAAAAATCCATTCCTGTTGGAACGATTCTTGCTATTATCACCACATCATTAGTCT ACTTCAGTTGTGTATTATTATTTGGAGCCTGCATAGAAGGTGTAGTCCTAAGAGATAA GTACGGCGATGCAGTGAACAAGAACTTAGTGGTGGGCACCCTTTCCTGGCCCTCGCCGTGGGTCATTGTGATTGGGTCCTTCTTTTCTACCTGCGGAGCGGGTCTACAGAGCCTTACTGGAGCCCCCCGCTTGCTGCAGGCGATAGCGAAGGACAACATTATTCCTTTCCTCTGG GTTTTTGGTCATGGCAAAGCGAACGGTGAACCAACGTGGGCTCTTCTATTAACAGCGTTAATTGCTGAGCTGGGAATCCTTATTGCATCCCTGGACATGGTGGCTCCAATTCTCTCAAT gTTTTTCTTGATGTGTTACCTCTTTGTTAATCTAGCATGTGCAGTACAAACGCTTCTTAGAACTCCAAACTGGCGGCCCCGATTTAAATACTATCACTG gGCTCTCTCATTTTTAGGCATGAGTATTTGCCTGGCACTGATGTTCATTTCATCTTGGTATTATGCTTTGGTAGCTATGCTAATTGCAGGAATGATTTACAAGTACATTGAATATCAAGG TGCAGAGAAGGAATGGGGTGATGGTATCCGGGGTCTTTCACTCAGCGCTGCAAGATATGCCTTACTCAGACTGGAGGAGGGTCCTCCACACACAAAGAACTGGAG GCCTCAGTTGTTGGTGCTTTTGAAACTCGATGAAGATTTGCATGTAAAATACCCTAGATTGTTAACATTTGCATCCCAGCTGAAAGCTGGCAAAGGTTTGACTATCATAGGATCAGTCATCCAAGGGAACTTCTTGGAAACTTATGGAGAAGCCCAGGCTGCTGAACAG ACTATTAAAAATATGATGGACATTGAGAAGGTGAAAGGATTCTGTCAAGTAGTTGTAGCCAATAAAGTTCGAGAAGGAATTGCCCACTTGATCCAGTCCTGTGGGCTTGGTGGCATGAAACATAATACTGTGGTTTTGGGATGGCCATATGGATGGAGGCAAAGTGAAGATCCAAGGTCATGGAAGACGTTTATAG GTACTGTTCGTTGCACAACTGCAGCCCATCTGGCTCTGCTGGTTCCCAAAAATGTGTCTTTCTACCCCAGCAACCATGAGCGTTACAATGAAGGCAACATTGATGTGTGGTGGATTGTGCATGATGGAGGCATGTTGATGCTACTTCCTTTTCTACTCAAACAGCACAAA GTTTGGAGAAAATGCAAGATGAGAATTTTTACTGTGGCTCAGATGGATGACAACAGCATCCAGATGAAGAAGGACTTGGCTACTTTCCTCTATCAACTCCGAATAGAGGCAGAGGTAGAAGTGGTAGAAATG cATAATAGTGATATTTCAGCATATACTTATGAGAGAACTCTTATGATGGAGCAGAGATCTCAGATGCTGAGGCAAATGAGGCTGACAAAAACAGAGCGGGAAAGGGAG GCTCAGCTAGTCAAGGACAGACATTCAATAGCACGTCTGGAAAGCTTGTACTCAGATGAAGAAGATGAGGGGGACACCGTGCCTGAGAACATTCAGATGACCTggacaaaagagaaatgtgatGCTGAGAAGCGGAACCgaggcagtgctgtgggaaGCTTTAGAGATCTCATCAGCATTAAACC GAATCAATCTAATGTCCGAAGGATGCACACAGCAGTGAAGCTGAATGAAGTTATTGTTAATAGATCCCATGATGCCAGACTTGTTCTCCTTAATATGCCTGGTCCTCCAAAGAACACTGATGGTGATGAGAACT ACATGGAGTTTCTTGAAGTCTTGACTGAGGGTCTGGAGAGAGTACTACTTGTCAGAGGAGGTGGACGAGAAGTCATCACAATTTACTCCTGA
- the SLC12A4 gene encoding solute carrier family 12 member 4 isoform X3: protein MLLPGHGNHKENSPFLNSSEANKGGDYYDRNLALFEEELDIRPKVSSLLGKLVNYTNLTQGVKEHEEAESTDGSKKKVSKSPSMGTLMGVYLPCMQNIFGVILFLRLTWMVGMAGVLQSFLIVLLCCCCTMLTTISMSAIATNGVVPAGGSYFMISRSLGPEFGGAVGLCFYLGTTFAGAMYILGAIEILLTYIVPQAAIFYPSGAHDASSAMLNNMRVYGTVFLILMAVVVFVGVKYVNKFASLFLACVVISILSIYAGAIKSIFDPPEFPICMLGNRTLIRDQFDVCAKTIVKDNITVASKLWENFCHNTNLTTENCDEYFLLNNVTEIAGIPGAASGILKDNLWSNYLEKGEILEKAHHPSVDVAGQKSNFHLYVLSDISTSFMVLVGIFFPSVTGIMAGSNRSGDLKDAQKSIPVGTILAIITTSLVYFSCVLLFGACIEGVVLRDKYGDAVNKNLVVGTLSWPSPWVIVIGSFFSTCGAGLQSLTGAPRLLQAIAKDNIIPFLWVFGHGKANGEPTWALLLTALIAELGILIASLDMVAPILSMFFLMCYLFVNLACAVQTLLRTPNWRPRFKYYHWALSFLGMSICLALMFISSWYYALVAMLIAGMIYKYIEYQGAEKEWGDGIRGLSLSAARYALLRLEEGPPHTKNWRPQLLVLLKLDEDLHVKYPRLLTFASQLKAGKGLTIIGSVIQGNFLETYGEAQAAEQTIKNMMDIEKVKGFCQVVVANKVREGIAHLIQSCGLGGMKHNTVVLGWPYGWRQSEDPRSWKTFIGTVRCTTAAHLALLVPKNVSFYPSNHERYNEGNIDVWWIVHDGGMLMLLPFLLKQHKVWRKCKMRIFTVAQMDDNSIQMKKDLATFLYQLRIEAEVEVVEMHNSDISAYTYERTLMMEQRSQMLRQMRLTKTEREREAQLVKDRHSIARLESLYSDEEDEGDTVPENIQMTWTKEKCDAEKRNRGSAVGSFRDLISIKPNQSNVRRMHTAVKLNEVIVNRSHDARLVLLNMPGPPKNTDGDENYMEFLEVLTEGLERVLLVRGGGREVITIYS from the exons gtcATGGCAACCATAAAGAAAACAGCCCTTTCCTCAACAGTTCAGAAGCCAACAAAGGAGGTGATTACTATGACAGAAATTTGGCCTTGTTTGAG GAAGAACTCGATATACGACCAAAAGTGTCATCTCTGCTTGGCAAGTTGGTTAACTACACTAATCTTACCCAAGGTGTTAAGGAAcatgaagaagcagaaagcactgaTGGTTCCAAGAAGAAAGTATCAAAA tcacCCAGCATGGGCACCCTGATGGGGGTGTATTTACCTTGCATGCAGAACATCTTTGGGGTTATTCTCTTCCTTCGTCTGACTTGGATGGTGGGAATGGCTGGTGTTCTTCAGTCCTTCCTGATTGTAttactctgctgctgctgt ACTATGCTGACAACCATATCAATGAGTGCTATTGCTACAAATGGTGTTGTTCCAG CTGGTGGCTCCTATTTCATGATATCCAGGTCATTAGGCCCAGAGTTTGGTGGAGCTGTAGGGCTGTGCTTTTATTTGGGAACAACATTTGCAGGAGCGATGTACATTCTTGGTGCCATTGAGATTTTATTG ACATATATTGTGCCACAAGCAGCAATTTTTTATCCATCCGGTGCCCATGATGCATCCAGTGCTATGCTAAACAACATGAGGGTGTATGGAACTGTATTCCTCATCTTAATGGCAGTGGTGGTCTTTGTAGGTGTGAAATATGTTAACAAATTTGCTTCCCTCTTCCTGGCCTGCGTAGTAATATCCATATTATCCATTTATGCTGGAGCTATCAAGTCCATCTTTGATCCACCTGAATTTCC aattTGCATGTTGGGCAACAGGACTTTGATAAGAGATCAGTTTGATGTTTGTGCCAAAACCATAGTTAAGGATAATATCACCGTGGCCTCTAAGCTTTGGGAGAACTTCTGCCATAATACAAACTTAACCACTGAGAACTGTGATGAGTATTTCCTGCTGAACAATGTTACAGAGATAGCAGGAATTCCAGGAGCTGCTAGTGGCATTTTAAAAG ACAACTTATGGAGCAATTATTTGGAGAAAGGAGAGATACTGGAGAAAGCACATCACCCCTCTGTTGATGTAGCAGGCCAGAAGAGCAACTTTCATCTGTATGTGCTTTCGGATATATCCACTTCATTCATGGTGCTGGTTGGCATCTTCTTCCCATCAGTGACAG GCATCATGGCTGGTTCAAACAGATCAGGGGACCTCAAAGATGCACAAAAATCCATTCCTGTTGGAACGATTCTTGCTATTATCACCACATCATTAGTCT ACTTCAGTTGTGTATTATTATTTGGAGCCTGCATAGAAGGTGTAGTCCTAAGAGATAA GTACGGCGATGCAGTGAACAAGAACTTAGTGGTGGGCACCCTTTCCTGGCCCTCGCCGTGGGTCATTGTGATTGGGTCCTTCTTTTCTACCTGCGGAGCGGGTCTACAGAGCCTTACTGGAGCCCCCCGCTTGCTGCAGGCGATAGCGAAGGACAACATTATTCCTTTCCTCTGG GTTTTTGGTCATGGCAAAGCGAACGGTGAACCAACGTGGGCTCTTCTATTAACAGCGTTAATTGCTGAGCTGGGAATCCTTATTGCATCCCTGGACATGGTGGCTCCAATTCTCTCAAT gTTTTTCTTGATGTGTTACCTCTTTGTTAATCTAGCATGTGCAGTACAAACGCTTCTTAGAACTCCAAACTGGCGGCCCCGATTTAAATACTATCACTG gGCTCTCTCATTTTTAGGCATGAGTATTTGCCTGGCACTGATGTTCATTTCATCTTGGTATTATGCTTTGGTAGCTATGCTAATTGCAGGAATGATTTACAAGTACATTGAATATCAAGG TGCAGAGAAGGAATGGGGTGATGGTATCCGGGGTCTTTCACTCAGCGCTGCAAGATATGCCTTACTCAGACTGGAGGAGGGTCCTCCACACACAAAGAACTGGAG GCCTCAGTTGTTGGTGCTTTTGAAACTCGATGAAGATTTGCATGTAAAATACCCTAGATTGTTAACATTTGCATCCCAGCTGAAAGCTGGCAAAGGTTTGACTATCATAGGATCAGTCATCCAAGGGAACTTCTTGGAAACTTATGGAGAAGCCCAGGCTGCTGAACAG ACTATTAAAAATATGATGGACATTGAGAAGGTGAAAGGATTCTGTCAAGTAGTTGTAGCCAATAAAGTTCGAGAAGGAATTGCCCACTTGATCCAGTCCTGTGGGCTTGGTGGCATGAAACATAATACTGTGGTTTTGGGATGGCCATATGGATGGAGGCAAAGTGAAGATCCAAGGTCATGGAAGACGTTTATAG GTACTGTTCGTTGCACAACTGCAGCCCATCTGGCTCTGCTGGTTCCCAAAAATGTGTCTTTCTACCCCAGCAACCATGAGCGTTACAATGAAGGCAACATTGATGTGTGGTGGATTGTGCATGATGGAGGCATGTTGATGCTACTTCCTTTTCTACTCAAACAGCACAAA GTTTGGAGAAAATGCAAGATGAGAATTTTTACTGTGGCTCAGATGGATGACAACAGCATCCAGATGAAGAAGGACTTGGCTACTTTCCTCTATCAACTCCGAATAGAGGCAGAGGTAGAAGTGGTAGAAATG cATAATAGTGATATTTCAGCATATACTTATGAGAGAACTCTTATGATGGAGCAGAGATCTCAGATGCTGAGGCAAATGAGGCTGACAAAAACAGAGCGGGAAAGGGAG GCTCAGCTAGTCAAGGACAGACATTCAATAGCACGTCTGGAAAGCTTGTACTCAGATGAAGAAGATGAGGGGGACACCGTGCCTGAGAACATTCAGATGACCTggacaaaagagaaatgtgatGCTGAGAAGCGGAACCgaggcagtgctgtgggaaGCTTTAGAGATCTCATCAGCATTAAACC GAATCAATCTAATGTCCGAAGGATGCACACAGCAGTGAAGCTGAATGAAGTTATTGTTAATAGATCCCATGATGCCAGACTTGTTCTCCTTAATATGCCTGGTCCTCCAAAGAACACTGATGGTGATGAGAACT ACATGGAGTTTCTTGAAGTCTTGACTGAGGGTCTGGAGAGAGTACTACTTGTCAGAGGAGGTGGACGAGAAGTCATCACAATTTACTCCTGA
- the SLC12A4 gene encoding solute carrier family 12 member 4 isoform X2 — MWKTVPVSQDGACPGDLMLQSVSYPHVKLGQEFPGVSFRGHLRSLPKLMEITSSSHASHGNHKENSPFLNSSEANKGGDYYDRNLALFEEELDIRPKVSSLLGKLVNYTNLTQGVKEHEEAESTDGSKKKVSKSPSMGTLMGVYLPCMQNIFGVILFLRLTWMVGMAGVLQSFLIVLLCCCCTMLTTISMSAIATNGVVPAGGSYFMISRSLGPEFGGAVGLCFYLGTTFAGAMYILGAIEILLTYIVPQAAIFYPSGAHDASSAMLNNMRVYGTVFLILMAVVVFVGVKYVNKFASLFLACVVISILSIYAGAIKSIFDPPEFPICMLGNRTLIRDQFDVCAKTIVKDNITVASKLWENFCHNTNLTTENCDEYFLLNNVTEIAGIPGAASGILKDNLWSNYLEKGEILEKAHHPSVDVAGQKSNFHLYVLSDISTSFMVLVGIFFPSVTGIMAGSNRSGDLKDAQKSIPVGTILAIITTSLVYFSCVLLFGACIEGVVLRDKYGDAVNKNLVVGTLSWPSPWVIVIGSFFSTCGAGLQSLTGAPRLLQAIAKDNIIPFLWVFGHGKANGEPTWALLLTALIAELGILIASLDMVAPILSMFFLMCYLFVNLACAVQTLLRTPNWRPRFKYYHWALSFLGMSICLALMFISSWYYALVAMLIAGMIYKYIEYQGAEKEWGDGIRGLSLSAARYALLRLEEGPPHTKNWRPQLLVLLKLDEDLHVKYPRLLTFASQLKAGKGLTIIGSVIQGNFLETYGEAQAAEQTIKNMMDIEKVKGFCQVVVANKVREGIAHLIQSCGLGGMKHNTVVLGWPYGWRQSEDPRSWKTFIGTVRCTTAAHLALLVPKNVSFYPSNHERYNEGNIDVWWIVHDGGMLMLLPFLLKQHKVWRKCKMRIFTVAQMDDNSIQMKKDLATFLYQLRIEAEVEVVEMHNSDISAYTYERTLMMEQRSQMLRQMRLTKTEREREAQLVKDRHSIARLESLYSDEEDEGDTVPENIQMTWTKEKCDAEKRNRGSAVGSFRDLISIKPNQSNVRRMHTAVKLNEVIVNRSHDARLVLLNMPGPPKNTDGDENYMEFLEVLTEGLERVLLVRGGGREVITIYS, encoded by the exons ATGTGGAAAACAGTACCTGTGTCACAAGATGGTGCTTGTCCAGGAGACTTGATGCTTCAGAGTGTAAGCTATCCTCACGTGAAGCTGGGGCAAGAATTCCCTGGAGTGTCTTTCCGAGGTCACCTCCGCTCTCTTCCAAAGCTTATGGAGATAACAAGTTCTTCCCATGCAA gtcATGGCAACCATAAAGAAAACAGCCCTTTCCTCAACAGTTCAGAAGCCAACAAAGGAGGTGATTACTATGACAGAAATTTGGCCTTGTTTGAG GAAGAACTCGATATACGACCAAAAGTGTCATCTCTGCTTGGCAAGTTGGTTAACTACACTAATCTTACCCAAGGTGTTAAGGAAcatgaagaagcagaaagcactgaTGGTTCCAAGAAGAAAGTATCAAAA tcacCCAGCATGGGCACCCTGATGGGGGTGTATTTACCTTGCATGCAGAACATCTTTGGGGTTATTCTCTTCCTTCGTCTGACTTGGATGGTGGGAATGGCTGGTGTTCTTCAGTCCTTCCTGATTGTAttactctgctgctgctgt ACTATGCTGACAACCATATCAATGAGTGCTATTGCTACAAATGGTGTTGTTCCAG CTGGTGGCTCCTATTTCATGATATCCAGGTCATTAGGCCCAGAGTTTGGTGGAGCTGTAGGGCTGTGCTTTTATTTGGGAACAACATTTGCAGGAGCGATGTACATTCTTGGTGCCATTGAGATTTTATTG ACATATATTGTGCCACAAGCAGCAATTTTTTATCCATCCGGTGCCCATGATGCATCCAGTGCTATGCTAAACAACATGAGGGTGTATGGAACTGTATTCCTCATCTTAATGGCAGTGGTGGTCTTTGTAGGTGTGAAATATGTTAACAAATTTGCTTCCCTCTTCCTGGCCTGCGTAGTAATATCCATATTATCCATTTATGCTGGAGCTATCAAGTCCATCTTTGATCCACCTGAATTTCC aattTGCATGTTGGGCAACAGGACTTTGATAAGAGATCAGTTTGATGTTTGTGCCAAAACCATAGTTAAGGATAATATCACCGTGGCCTCTAAGCTTTGGGAGAACTTCTGCCATAATACAAACTTAACCACTGAGAACTGTGATGAGTATTTCCTGCTGAACAATGTTACAGAGATAGCAGGAATTCCAGGAGCTGCTAGTGGCATTTTAAAAG ACAACTTATGGAGCAATTATTTGGAGAAAGGAGAGATACTGGAGAAAGCACATCACCCCTCTGTTGATGTAGCAGGCCAGAAGAGCAACTTTCATCTGTATGTGCTTTCGGATATATCCACTTCATTCATGGTGCTGGTTGGCATCTTCTTCCCATCAGTGACAG GCATCATGGCTGGTTCAAACAGATCAGGGGACCTCAAAGATGCACAAAAATCCATTCCTGTTGGAACGATTCTTGCTATTATCACCACATCATTAGTCT ACTTCAGTTGTGTATTATTATTTGGAGCCTGCATAGAAGGTGTAGTCCTAAGAGATAA GTACGGCGATGCAGTGAACAAGAACTTAGTGGTGGGCACCCTTTCCTGGCCCTCGCCGTGGGTCATTGTGATTGGGTCCTTCTTTTCTACCTGCGGAGCGGGTCTACAGAGCCTTACTGGAGCCCCCCGCTTGCTGCAGGCGATAGCGAAGGACAACATTATTCCTTTCCTCTGG GTTTTTGGTCATGGCAAAGCGAACGGTGAACCAACGTGGGCTCTTCTATTAACAGCGTTAATTGCTGAGCTGGGAATCCTTATTGCATCCCTGGACATGGTGGCTCCAATTCTCTCAAT gTTTTTCTTGATGTGTTACCTCTTTGTTAATCTAGCATGTGCAGTACAAACGCTTCTTAGAACTCCAAACTGGCGGCCCCGATTTAAATACTATCACTG gGCTCTCTCATTTTTAGGCATGAGTATTTGCCTGGCACTGATGTTCATTTCATCTTGGTATTATGCTTTGGTAGCTATGCTAATTGCAGGAATGATTTACAAGTACATTGAATATCAAGG TGCAGAGAAGGAATGGGGTGATGGTATCCGGGGTCTTTCACTCAGCGCTGCAAGATATGCCTTACTCAGACTGGAGGAGGGTCCTCCACACACAAAGAACTGGAG GCCTCAGTTGTTGGTGCTTTTGAAACTCGATGAAGATTTGCATGTAAAATACCCTAGATTGTTAACATTTGCATCCCAGCTGAAAGCTGGCAAAGGTTTGACTATCATAGGATCAGTCATCCAAGGGAACTTCTTGGAAACTTATGGAGAAGCCCAGGCTGCTGAACAG ACTATTAAAAATATGATGGACATTGAGAAGGTGAAAGGATTCTGTCAAGTAGTTGTAGCCAATAAAGTTCGAGAAGGAATTGCCCACTTGATCCAGTCCTGTGGGCTTGGTGGCATGAAACATAATACTGTGGTTTTGGGATGGCCATATGGATGGAGGCAAAGTGAAGATCCAAGGTCATGGAAGACGTTTATAG GTACTGTTCGTTGCACAACTGCAGCCCATCTGGCTCTGCTGGTTCCCAAAAATGTGTCTTTCTACCCCAGCAACCATGAGCGTTACAATGAAGGCAACATTGATGTGTGGTGGATTGTGCATGATGGAGGCATGTTGATGCTACTTCCTTTTCTACTCAAACAGCACAAA GTTTGGAGAAAATGCAAGATGAGAATTTTTACTGTGGCTCAGATGGATGACAACAGCATCCAGATGAAGAAGGACTTGGCTACTTTCCTCTATCAACTCCGAATAGAGGCAGAGGTAGAAGTGGTAGAAATG cATAATAGTGATATTTCAGCATATACTTATGAGAGAACTCTTATGATGGAGCAGAGATCTCAGATGCTGAGGCAAATGAGGCTGACAAAAACAGAGCGGGAAAGGGAG GCTCAGCTAGTCAAGGACAGACATTCAATAGCACGTCTGGAAAGCTTGTACTCAGATGAAGAAGATGAGGGGGACACCGTGCCTGAGAACATTCAGATGACCTggacaaaagagaaatgtgatGCTGAGAAGCGGAACCgaggcagtgctgtgggaaGCTTTAGAGATCTCATCAGCATTAAACC GAATCAATCTAATGTCCGAAGGATGCACACAGCAGTGAAGCTGAATGAAGTTATTGTTAATAGATCCCATGATGCCAGACTTGTTCTCCTTAATATGCCTGGTCCTCCAAAGAACACTGATGGTGATGAGAACT ACATGGAGTTTCTTGAAGTCTTGACTGAGGGTCTGGAGAGAGTACTACTTGTCAGAGGAGGTGGACGAGAAGTCATCACAATTTACTCCTGA